A segment of the Populus alba chromosome 9, ASM523922v2, whole genome shotgun sequence genome:
AAAAACGAGAGATGCATGCTGCATGCACCCGTTGGTTATTTATTCCATTTAAGGCAGAAATGTGCGTGCAAGTATATACAACGATCCATCGACTTTCTTGatatttgttggattttttacaTTATGTAAATTGATGCACGACAGCCAtcgataataaaataaaataaggatctatttatttattttggaatatTGATCGTTTTACATAttcattcatgttttttctttatcaaatttaaaataataatgaatttgGTAGCTACTATATATAttccaataaattttaaatttaaatacaaaataacatATCATTCAATAATCAAGCTAACTTTTTactttagggtttagggtaatTTTATTGGCAAAGCAACACCAACACCTTATATTACTTTGTATAAGACATAAAGCtagctccttttcttttagattcCAAATAGATTTAAACCGACTAGAGGTACTATAATGGGTATGAAAGGAATATGTTTGGAGATTTATCTCAGATTAAGTCTAACCTCATACCTATCTTTGAAGATCTACTTAAACAACTAGTAATCTATATAAATGACGTTAGTGAAGACAAATTTGCTGGAGGTAGTAGAGCCTTAGCATTCCAAGGCAGACCATAACAATAGACACACGATTATCGCATAAAGGTAGGAATCCCTGCATTCAATGGAGATCTAGACATATACGAATTCTTTGATCAGATCATTGAATGTGACAAGGTTAATGAGTATGCatatttcatgaaaaagaaGATGGTGAAATTGGTCGTGTATAATCTAAAGGGTGGAGCTTTTTCCTGATGGAAATGTCAGATAGATATGTAGTTAAGCGATAATCTATTACGTCATGGATGCATATGAGGCAATTGATGCATGGAAGGTTCATTTCTCCTGACTATgagtaatatttatttcaacGATACTGAGATTGTTTGTAAGGAAATAAATCTATCAATAAGTATATCATTGAATTTCAAAGGCTAATAGAACATAACAAACTTAGGAGATGGAGAATCAGTCGGTTAAAAGGTTTTTGAGAGGGTAATATGAGCTAGAACCcttaaacaacaaaaatcaattaatacgATTGAAGGGTAATATGAGCTAGAACCCTTAAACGACAAGGGAAGTATGAGTCAGATGGAGAAGATTTGTATACGTATATATGATGATGATAAGAGTCAAACTTATATGGTTACAAAGATGATGCTAACACTAAAGATTGCTAAATATTTACAATGAAAGTTATTTTGTAACCGATATAGCATAAAAAAGCCATGTTGGACTTAATTATTGATAGTAGAATCATTGAAACTATTATTGTTACTAATAAATTGAAACTTTCACTAGAACTTCATCCTTAACCTTACAAAATTGGGTGAATTAGGTCAGTTGAAGAGATAAACGTAACTCAATGCTGTATGATAccttcttattatttatttatttattaaatataagaataagATGTATTATGATATGATAGATATGGATGCACGTAATTTGATATTCGATAGACcttgataatataatatgtattttatactCCTCGGTAGAATTAATTTGTACAAGATAAGATAAGATTAGGAAGAATGATATGAATTATAATACGCTTGTGCTGTTAAAGGGAGAATCTAACCCTAAAGCTTCTAAGGTAAAAAGAAAGATTTGTTTTACAATGATTAATTCAAAACTTGAGATGCAAGTTAATCTACAAGAAACTATACAGAATCATGCTGAAGGCTTTAATGGATGgataaatagaagagaaaagagTAGACATTCATGATGCagttaaaactttatttaatgaatttgaagAGATTCTACCTAATAAATTCCTGGATGGATTgctaccaataaaaaataattaacattaaattgatttggtgTTAGAAGCTAGCTTTTCAAATCTATTACATTATCAAATAAGTCTTAAAGATGATGAGATATTAAAAAAGAAGGTATAAAAACGATTGAGAAATTGATAAATTCAAGAGGACATCGGTTCTTATGTAGTTTTAGCATGGTTgatcttgttgttttttctattttaattattttttttttacttaacatatatttttttatttaggtcaGTTTTAAGCCCTAATTAAACAATTTTGGTGTTGTTTtaacatcaaattattatttggattttttttttatataaaaatataaaatattttctctattttttatgaataaagtTTAGGACAACAACTTCAGTGTTTGTAAACTCTACCTTTTATTCTCATTATATACCGTGTCAGAAATAAAGAAATCAAACGAgcaatttctctttttatttgttttttttatttttatttttatgttgtaagGGAACTTTTAATGGTCAaaacaaaaaggttttttattttttttttttacttttttatgccttgagatttgaaaaaaaaaaaaagaagaaaaaagaagagaaaacaagtgattcgaaataaataaattattggcCAGATCGATTCTAATAACATCGTTTTggatagttaaaaaataaaaactacaacATGTTAGTTTTCTAGGTAAAGGATTGTTTCtgctatttaatatttttaattaattaattattaatatattgtgaattatttttctgtgaaaaaatatgaatatttgttgaattaaaaatttattattaaaatcttaataatttaatataaagcaTAATAGTTTATAATTAGATTAGATAATCTAcggtttaaaaaatttaattgtgtcttaatatttaattgtcAGGCATGAAGACTTaacattttaattcatttttaggGTATTgatagttaaattaataatgtGAATACAATATTATATAAAGGTGATGCATAAAAGTTTTGATAAATCCCTTAAATGGTCCACGTTTTTGTTTACAGTAGACAAACAAGTCTTGTGAAAAGATAAGGtctatttttttacatgatgtttacaaaattaacaaaatattttatcatttaattttgaattgattaaaaattaagttttatgattaattttttttataaaattatttaaatctcATGATCTAAATTtcagatttgacaagttaacttgagttgacttgaataactttttatttttatttttaattttatctttcaacattgaattaattaaaaattatctttataattattttaatttattttttataggattatcacGGTCCCGTGACCTAAATTGTAGATTTGACAGATTAACCAAGTCGATCCAATATATTacagttttaatatatataaaaaatccaatatatcattatattaatactttttttaaaaaatatctttcaacATGGAttatattgagtttataattgaatgtattttttttattattattaaaaaaaaacatgttacaaTCACTTGCATAATTCgtcttgcattaaaaaaaattatcctcctTTCAACGCTACGTGGGCAATGATTTAGTTTCATACAATGAACCTAAACAGACGTAATTGTAAGTTAATTTAAGAAAGATAATTTGAAACTTCaagacaagaaaaatattattgcagatcaattttgattttttttatttcttgaaaatctattaaaaaaaactcaaagtttaTATTTGAATCATTCTTAATTCTTATTAGGTTtcactttaatattttgtttaattagtgttttgagataaaaataaataaaaatgtattttattaaagaataaaaaacttaaaaataaatctattttagaataattttaaaataaaaggtaatcGTAGTAATAAGAccctgtttgtttgctggaaagtagttttttttagaaaatgaattttgaaaaattgaattattttctaatatttggtagtgtaatgaaaaataagttggaaaaacaatttctagtgtttggttatgtcatagaaaatgagctgaaaaataacttattaatgttttattttttctcatgtttattgaaataatgagaaacaaatcttacaaattaaaaagttgaatgagaatgaaattgaaaaaaacataatttcttaaattatctgaaataaaataaataataatcaaaataataaaaatcaaatctagaaaaaaaatgaaagatgaagaaattaaaataataataattaacatttcataaattatttcaaataaaataactaacaatcaaaagaatgaggatcaaatttgatagataaaaaaattcaataaaaaaataataagaaaaaaaaataattataaaaatgaggatcaaagttaatataaaaattaaaatttaaaagataaaattaaaaaaataaatattcaaaacaaaatatgtatagcaataaaaaatttaaggaccaaatttgatataatcattaaataatattacatttttaattttttcataactttcagaaagtgttttccgttaaaATTTTacaggaaaatacttttttgaaaatcaagtaaaatttttctttaactataaaatatttttcattaatcaattcaaataaacacaaaaataaaatttaaaaaataatattttaaaaaccacttttaaaaattaattattaaacactCAAAAGTCTTACAAAAGTCAACATCGGGAAAGTAATTATAGCCGCGTGAGCATTACTGATCCGCGCGTCCAGTATAGATAACTTCCATCCCAAAAAAACCGCAGCTCTCTCCAAATCCCCTTCCATTTCCATATATTCACACTCCTGCCACATTtgccattttcaatttttattctcCCTTCTTCTGTAGTTATCCTCAACGATGGCGAGAGGTGCTTCTCAATCGCAAACGacctcctcttcttcctcttcccgtGCTGGAGTTACGGCTCCTCGCGGCTCCGCTGCCGCCACTGCTGGGATGCGCCGCCGCCGCGTCGTATCCTCCGGATCCTCCTCCGGCGGTGGTAGCGGTAGCGGAATCGGAGTCCCTGGCGGCAACATGCTTCGATTCTACACCGATGATGCGCCGGGCTTGAAGATCTCGCCCACGATAGTCCTGGTGATAAGTCTCTGCTTCATTGGCTTTGTCACTGCTCTCCATGTCTTTGGCAAGCTTTATCGCAGCAAGGTTAGTCCCTGAGCGTACAacccgaataaaaaaaaaggatcgcTTTCTATTTCGGATCTCTGACTCGGCAGTTGAAtgctttgtttcctttttttttttgatatttctgTAAATAATCATGGCAGGTGAAAAAAGTTGCggataattttgtttcttttcctaTGGATATTATCGTTACTTTTAAAGTAACTTTTTTACTTTactttatgtatttatttatgggtttgatttttctgattaattgtttttggcaattgatttaatttaacatgttaGAGAAGTGACTGGCCAGCCAGCCAGCTAGAGTCAGTAATTCTTTTTTCTGGAATTTAAATCGAGGAACATCCTGGTTGCTGCAGACGAATTTGAATTTGAGAAACCAATAACTATATGTGTATCTtggagttgaaaaaaataaaactgtagAAGATAAAATGCTGAGCCTGGAAAATCCAACAATAATTAGTGGTAGCTTCCTGCCAAGAGAATTGATGATATGATTTGAGGAGGTTTCATTTATGATAATTGGAGAGTTCGGTAAATGCTGGCAGCTCTGTGTCTCACCCCCCCGGAGAAAATGGCAAGTTGCTAGCAACAAGCATTTCTTGCCTGAAAGTGGCCGGATTCATCACCGGTTTCCCTCCTCGTTTCAACTTCTAAACAACTAATGATAACTCTCAACTCCGTAACTCCCCTTACCCCTCATCATTAACATGTACTGGTGTTGGTTCCCTAGTTAGGAGGAGCAGCAGCAGCCCAGGGCTGGAATTAGAAATTTATGATGGATGTAGGGTGCCAATTGGATAATGGATTGATTCTTTTGCGGTGCAAAACATGTATCTAGGACGATCGTTTAATGGAGTCGAGGTTATTTTTGTGGTCAGCTGTCAATTTGCTCCTgtattttcatttcaataaatttgCCTTTATGCTGTCTTAGTTTAGTTAGTTGAGGTCAATTAGTAAGATTTATTTATATCAGGCGTTCCggaaaaagtaaaacaaaagaaaagaaaaaataaaggcagAATTATAAAATCTCTCACCAAGTTTTATGTGCTTTGCTCTTTAAACTTTTTATCCAGAATTATAAAAACCATTTGAGCCATTGGCCCgactaaaaaatatcttatggATCCATTACATGAGCAGCTATATATAGGCCAGCCCCGAAGAGCACAACGTTAACACGATGTTGCAAAGCAGTAACTAGTGCACCAGAAGCATCCCTGGGAGCAACAGGATCAGGCTCTGCGAGAGGCTTTGCCGGTGCTGGAGCTGGTGGCGCCGGTGGGAAAAGATCTTTAGGAACTAGCACCTTGTCGACCTCATAAATAGCAACCTGCTTGTCTGTGTATATAGTGTTTGATATGCTTGTTTTCGTAAGCCCTGAACTTACAGTCACTGAGTTATCACTGGTGGTTATAGTAAGCGGGAACTTCCGGTCCGATCCAGCCAGGGTTTTTACAGGGTTACTTAGAGTCTGGAAAtcggaaattgaaagaaatctcGGTAGTATGTGAAATTGCACAAACTCGAGTTTTTCCCTGTCGTTTAGGGAGCCTACGGCCCCAGCAACTAGGCTTGAAAATGCATTATCATTTGGAGCAAACATGGTAATGCCATCGGTTGAGCTGTTAAGCTGGGAGAATAACTGGGTATCCACATGGGTAGCTTTCATCAGGCGGACAAAGGATAAGAAGCGGCCAGCTTTTAAGAGGATTTGGATAGTGTCTGTAGGGCCAGCTGGGGGTGGCGGTGGCCCTGGTGCCTTTGTCCGAGTCGCTGCTGGTGACTGGGCTGGTGACTGGCAAAATGTTTGGGAGCAAgtatggaggaggaggaggagccaGAATAACAAGATAAATGGTTGCATTCTTGGGCAGAGGTGTGGCCTGTACTGTACAGAatacaaaaaatacatatatgatTTGTTTCTTTAAGCGTTTGATTTGCAGAGAGCTAGCTAGAGagagtgtttatatatatatatatataaacatggtAGCTAGCCCGTAGGTGGAGAGGAGTGAAGTAAGGTGCTGTGGTGCAATTATAGTTACGAAAGAGTAGCTTATCATAGTCAGGAAAAGGTGGAGGGCATCCACTTGCAAGAACTTGTGCTGCTTAGCTACACATTTTATCCAATTACTTTGAAAGGTGAAGATTAATGTCAATGTTTCAGCAACTATTTTGCTTGCGAAGGCAGCAAAACCGTGATGATACAGTGCTGGGAATCAAAAAGGTGCTGGATAACTGTACAGCTGAGGTCTGTCTGTCAGCATCAGACAGGAAGTCTAGCCTTTTCACTCAGTTTCACGTTCACATAGCCTAGCCTAGCCTAATTCTGGAGGAGTAGAAGGCACCATTGGTCTTCGTTTTTCAGCAGCCCAAATCAAATCCCAAGGTGCAAATAAATTCCCATGATGTGTTAGGCAGTCCTATcggaagggtttttttttttttttttttttttaaaaaaaaaaatttatgttgatattaaaattaaaatttttaaaaatattattttaatatatttataaataaaaaatattttaaaaaattgttgagCTTGTATAgtagtgtggttgtggttgttttccaaataatttttggtgtcaaaatgcatgctaataatattttttttatttttaaaaaattatttttaacattaatatattaaaattatttgaaaacactaaaaacatattaatttaaagttaataaaatataaaaaatatttaatttttttaaaaaatacttttaaaatataaaaataaataaaataattatattcgaAATACACACTCAATCTTTATAGTTGTTTTAAaggggttttttaattttattagaaattgagaataagttaggtttttttttttttttttttttttttttttcatggtgcCAATTCCAACTCTGAATATCCTCATCCCATCTTGATTGGATGAGGTTACATGGAACATTTTGTCTACTATTAGGTGCTTGATttgaagcatttttttttatatatatataaaaggagaaaattaATCCATTTGTTTGCatgaaagttgttttcttttgaaaagtgaattctgaaaaagtatttttcgatatttgatagtattatgaaaaatgaactggaaaataatttattaatgaattaatttttttttcaagtttatctaatatatataaaatatttaatcacttacaataaaaaaaaatgaaatataaaaagtataatgatgaattttttttttattatatcctatattcatacatagcttattttataaaatataactatatatgtcatatcatattatagagaaataagcttgtgaaatattttttacgtaaaacctattaatatatatatttttttaattttaaaagcttaaaataagttttttttattctatatgaagaaagccaaattagtttatggtaagagttatatatttgagtttttttttttggtatgaagaattttttaaaagataaatacatacaaaaatatttttatgggttttttggataaatattttttttttgtacgggTAAAGGAaattatctctttaatatccctttaatatatatcaaataatcatcaagatataaatataaatatctaacatcaaacataatcatgcataaatattaagtttcgatgtcatatacatacatattagttcaaattacaaacataaacatgctagaccaaattaaacaagtaaacatactcgttaaaaataacaaacatagtttgaacccaaattttaaatataatcaaaCCATCTTAGCAAGCAGGCCTGTAGTAGTGTTGGTTCACAAAATTCTGAACccaaattttcttcaaataagcattttttttgccataaatgcttttgccaacatttcattttggaccaaatgatcaaatgcatccccaagagtgatctcatcaaagcctttaattttcatcatttctGTATACAAcgcattaacatcaagttgatttttgctgAGGCTTTGAATTGCAAATGCTACATCTCCAATCTATTTAGACAACTTTTCAATACCATCATCTTCATACATGTGATTTCTCTTCCTATGTTGCCTTTTTTGTGTACTAGAGGAAAATGTTTCTTTTCCCTTATAACTTTCTTCATATTcaccttcattttcaattgaaattgattgctTTTCAGTGTTCTCTTCCAAGTTGACATCAACATATGATTTGACATAATTTCTGGTTGTCATGTcttttccaacaaaaattacCATTGCCTCatacatatcaagttttttgttgagGAACTTGTCATGATTGGGATGTGCCTGCTCATAAAGTTTagaatatgcaattttttagttcattgtataacattttagaaacaaaagtaaatataaaaattacaaagagtataatatttatcatacctttactttttcatcatatacatcttttgaaactgtaatcatcttcaaacaatcatcccagacttttatttttaagtttggttattattccccattcttttttcacCATCTTAAGATGATTGTCCACATGCTTAGGCTCGCATTGGACGTTGAACTTTTGACTTATTTCTGTAGCCACCTTAACAAAAGATTCTGTTTTAAAGGTCGAAGAAGGTTTGCTTCCTTTAAGTGCCTCTTCAGCTAATATCTCAAGCAACATGTGAGACATAAGCTTAGACCATGTGAAGTGCTTGCCCTTGTATTTTTCATTCTGCTTGGAATTTATttctacaaaaaagaaattacaaatttatacaaaataaaatcatacaatatttagatttaataaatttcatataaaaactacaattaataattaaaagagaaaatataataaagtcaACATCTACTCCAAAtacataacaaagataatacaaactcaagcaagacataataaaaacaaacacatataattaacactcaattactagtttctttgagtgttataatcattccacatggttgatgcaatcatttctctttttgttatccacTCCCTATTCTCTTCCATTTCCTCCCGTTGACTTAAGTTGAT
Coding sequences within it:
- the LOC118034740 gene encoding uncharacterized protein; the encoded protein is MARGASQSQTTSSSSSSRAGVTAPRGSAAATAGMRRRRVVSSGSSSGGGSGSGIGVPGGNMLRFYTDDAPGLKISPTIVLVISLCFIGFVTALHVFGKLYRSKVSP
- the LOC118034739 gene encoding fasciclin-like arabinogalactan protein 12, with translation MYFLYSVQYRPHLCPRMQPFILLFWLLLLLHTCSQTFCQSPAQSPAATRTKAPGPPPPPAGPTDTIQILLKAGRFLSFVRLMKATHVDTQLFSQLNSSTDGITMFAPNDNAFSSLVAGAVGSLNDREKLEFVQFHILPRFLSISDFQTLSNPVKTLAGSDRKFPLTITTSDNSVTVSSGLTKTSISNTIYTDKQVAIYEVDKVLVPKDLFPPAPPAPAPAKPLAEPDPVAPRDASGALVTALQHRVNVVLFGAGLYIAAHVMDP